Part of the Scyliorhinus canicula chromosome 8, sScyCan1.1, whole genome shotgun sequence genome is shown below.
CGTCTTGTCATCGTTTCATCAGTGACTGCGCAtaccaattaggagcaggaatagaccactttgacccttccagcctgctctgccattcaataatagAGGGTGGcacgttggttagcactgctcacagtgccagggtctcgggttcgattccagtctcgggtgacagtctgtgtggagttttcactttgtccccgtgtcttcatgggtttcctccaggtgctccggtttcctcccacagtccaaagacatgcaggttaggtgggtttgctATGATGGCAGGGGTGGAATGGaccaagatagggtgctctttcagagggccggtgcagtcctgatggacagaatggcctccttctgcactgtaggggttctatgatcctATGGAGTAAGATCctgtctgatctgattgtgacttcAACCCCGCATTCCTGCCGACCAATAACCTtgtaggcggcatggtagcacagtggttagcactgctgcttcacagctccagggtcccaggtttgatttccggcttgggtcactgtccatgcggagtctgcatgttctctccgtgtctgcgtgggttttctccgggtgctccggtttcctcccacagtccaaagatgtgcaggttggctggattggccatgctaaattgcccttagtgtccataaagggtaggtgggattacaggggcagggtggaggtggagggtgctctttccaagggccggtgtagattcgatgggccgaatggcctccttctgcactgtaaattctatggagtatgatcctggctgatctgattgtaacttcaacccacGGTCCTGCCTACCAATAACCTTTCATCTGATTATTCGAGAATCTATCTGGCTTTGCcctaaaaaatattcaaagactctgccttttgaggaagagggtTGCAGAGACTCCGAACCCtcttgggaaaaaaaaatctctccTGATATCCCATCTTACATGAACGACTctgtatttttaaacagtgatccctcgttctagattcttcAATGAGAGGAAACGTCCTGTCAATACACCCCGGGATCAAAAGAttttgatcaagtcgcctcttactcttctaaactctattgGATACAAACCCAATCTcgccagcctttcttcataaggtGCCCATCTATTCTTCAtattccagtaaaccttctctgaactgcttccaacacatttacatctttccttaagacCGATACTGTGTAcactgctccagatgtggtctcaccaatgtcctgaagCGCAACTtgcctacttttgtaatcagttCCCTGGCAATGAACAGTAACATTCTAGTAgctttcctaactgcttgctgcagcTGGATATCAACCTTTTGTGATTCTCGCACTTTTCCGATCCCTCTGCACCCTCgggtccacattaacccttaccaacttttacagatgcaccatagaaagcatcctatcgggctgcatcacagcctggtatggcaactgctcagcccagggccgcaaggaacttcagagagttgtgaataccgcccagtccatctcacgaacctgcctcccattcattgactccatctacacctcccgctgccggggggaaagcgggcagcataatcaaagacccctcccacccggcttactcactcttccagcctcttccatcgggcaggagatgcagaagtctgagaacacgcacgaacagactcaaaaacagcttcttccccactgtcaccagactcctaaatgaccctcttatgggctgacctcgttaacactacacccctgtattcttcacccgatgccggtgtttatgtagttacattgtgtaccttgtgttgccctattatgtattttattttatttcctgttcttttcatgtacttaatgatccgttgagctgctcgcagaaaaatacttttcactgtacctcggtacacgtgactaagcaaatccaatccaaagtcTGCCTTTATCCTTGGCAATGTCCTCGCGCAAGTGGTAACTCTACCAAGTATCCTtacctcttctttttttttttttttttgtttctccccCTCCTCTGAAAGTTGCCTGTGGGTAGTGTGCAAGTCCAGTTGCTGAGCGGTAGCAGATTCAGGAGATTATTGTTGAGTTTGGTCCCTTTTGAGCTGGACTCCCTCTGGTTAGGGATCAACACCCTGGCTGATTGCCTCTTCCCCCAACACTTGCGCCGAAGGTGGTCTACCAGCATCTCCTCTTGGGCCATTAGGGGCGGGCAATaattgctgacctagccagcgatgcccacgtcccaagaATGAAAAATGAGGAGCATCCGCaaggctgttggggagggagttccagtgacAGTTAAAGCATGGCTGATTGTACAATCGAGTGGAGGTCGGGTGTGAGGTGAGGTTGATGAGTTGGGTATTACATGCTGCTTGGGGTTCACATTGGAGAGCGGACTCATGGGTGAATATACCGCATGTGAATCCTTACCACAGCGAGAGAGGGTCGGCATCCATGAAgggcgtggatagagtggatcTTTCccaggggggcataggtttaaggtccgtgtggCAAAGCAGGTTttttttcatgcagagggtggcgagtgcctggaagaGCTGctagggaaggttgtggaagccgaTACATTCACACCGTTCGAGAGGCATGTCGACAAATACATAGGGTGGGTATGGAGGGACACGACACaaggctgagggttttggccaagggcggtatcatgaccggtacaggcttggagggccgaagggcctgttcctgtgctgtattgttcaatGTGCAGAGCATAGGAAGGCATTAGAGACAAACGCCCAAATAACACTGATTCAACCCCTTGTCTGTGATTAGCACCCACCAGAGTTAGGAGGTTATAGGCTCAGTCTGCACTCGAGACATTATCACGCCAGTCCAGGTAGACGCTCcccagcgcagtactgagggaaggttctgcactgtcagacgtgCTCTCCTATAGataaggctgcccccccccccccccccccctcccccctccacccactagGTGAGTGTGAAAGATCCCACTGGTTATTCTTTGTCATTCAATAACCAGAATCACTGTTttctgtttgtggaagcttgctgtgtataaattggcTGCAATATTTCACATATTATAATGCTGTTCGCATagcagaagtacttcattggctgttaaGTCTCCTGAAGAGACTGTGAGAGGTGCTACATAAGGGGATGCCCTTTATTCGGGTATGACTGCCTCCTTCCATCGAAAAACCTGACCCCCCATCAGCCTGACGTCGCTGCGATTTAAACATTCTAATTGGGTTGCAAGATGCAAGTTTCCTCCTTGATCTTCAACGCATGtgatgggggaggcggtggcgtagtggtgctgccactggactagtaatccagagacccaaagtaatgctctggggtcccaggttcaaatcccaccactgcagctggtgacatttgaattaaacttaaaaaacaaaatctggaattaaaagtctaacgatgaccatgaaagccATTGCCGAGTGtcgtaaaaacccgtctggttctctaatgtccttttagggaaggaaatctgccgtccttacctggtctggtctacatgtgactccagacccacagcaacatgcCCCTCGAGGGCacttggggatggacaataaatgcagacccatgtcccatgaactaaTAAAAAAAACCTGGAGATTGTAGcacttggaggaggggggagggggtctctattttgatatatattatttttaaaaatacattagagtacccaattaattttttccaattaaggggcaatttagcgtggccaatccacctacatctttgggttgtgggggtgaaacccacgcagacacggggagaatgggcaaactccacacggacagtgacccagagccgcgatcgaacctgggacctcggtgccgtgaggcagcaatgctaaccactgcgccaccgtgctgcccctttatatATATTATTGACCTGGGTACACAGAACATCACTAAAGATTACTCATGACTTGAAACTGAAATGTAATAATCAGTGAGGAGGACGCATGCCTGTGTGGGTGCATACGCTGTGCCTGTATGTCTGTGCATGCCCACGCACCTATTTGGTTTCTGCCTTACTTCCCATATCGGAGGTAATGGTGGTAGTGGGGGAGTTGTTTTTGGCAACGCCTGCATTGACTTCTGCTGTTTCCACCTGCAGGCGAGCCAAGCTGAGGTTATACCTGGAGCAGCTGAAGGAACTGGTGCCGCTCGGACCAGATAGTTCGAGACACACCACACTCAGTCTGTTAAAACGAGCTAGGACTCACATCAAGGTAAATGAACTATTTCTCAGAGACGGTTAGATTAGAGTTCACCTCTTGTCTTGGACCCGTTCAATCAGCAGTCTGATGCATTCGCCTCTTTCAGTCGTCTGTGGGAGGctacgtttttttaaaaattaaacgagGGGAGCAATTTCCAAAGTCATTAGGGAAAGAACCAGGGGCGAGTTGGGTTTTGTATATTTGTTGTTGTTATGATGTGCGGTGGGCTGCCCGAAAGGGCAGTCGAGTCGGATTCCAGAAGTAGCTTCTGAAAGGGAGTTTGAATCGGAGCTTGGAAGGGGGAAGGATTTTCAGGGCCCTGGGGAATGAGCTACGAGGAATCCGTCTCGTTGGGTGACACTTTCGAAGAGCCAATCCAAATAAATGCAGCCTCGAGAGGTTGAAATGAAGGACCAAAACCTGTGGGGGAGGCTTTAAAAGGTCCTTCGgaacgatgatgtggagatgccggcgttggactggggtaagcacagtaagaagtcttacaacaccaggttaaagtccaacaggtttgtttcaaacacgagctttcggagcgctgctccttccttggGTTCCTTCGGAACGAAGTTAGGAACATATTAACGTGGCAGTTGGGTGCAGGAATAGGCCTTTGAGCCTCTTTGAGCTTTCTCTGCCGTTAAAAGATCACGACTGATCTAATCGTGTTCTTCACTCTCTCCTTTCtgctcctccccataacccttgactcgcgtgtttaaaaaaaaaaaaaaaatctgtctattATTGAATGATCCGCCCCTCCATtgttgaaatggaaatcgcttattgtcccaagtaggattcaaatgaagttactgtgaaaagcccctagtggccacattccggtgcctgttcagggaggctgatacaggaattgaaccgtgctgctggcctgcctgggtctgctttcaaagccagcgattcaaccctgtgctaaaccagcccctcgccatcctcctcctcctcctctgcctcctttCCATCTGTAACAGTCAACCTCTTATTAAATGAAAgcaatgactgcggatgctggaatctgaaacacaaacagaaaatgctgcacaatctcggcaggtctgacagcatcagggaggagcgagagagggaagggcggtaacgtttcgagtctgggtgactttgTCTTTAAACTGTGTTCATTTGGTTCTAGATTTCCCCCAACAAGGGGTACGATTCTCCCAATATCCACCATGTCAATTCCCCCGAGAATCGCTTCTCGaccttttggctaggatgagcgtgaggtcaggtggaaTGCCTGGATCTGGGATGCCTCTCTTGCGTCGACTATgaattggagcaggcaaggagctggattaggggtttggccctgtccacactctgagctctggctttgtaactctgataaagtaataaaaaaagtaaATCCCCTGAGAATCTTGTgcgtttcaataaggtcacctctcattcttcttgtGGGTATCGTGAGTCGGGAAGCATTCTATTTCAAATCGAATAGAAATTGGGGACTCCGcaaatgaggggggtgggggtgggaggtggattTCAAATGGAGCTTCCGGGATTGTTAGATTGAGCAAGGATATCGAGGGATGTGGAGCAGCAGTGGGCAAATAGAGTTGAGGGGGAGATTAGCCACAATCTAATTGAACGGGCTCATGAGGTTTATAAAAGCGAAATACAGCaggtgctggagatctgaaataaaaacaggacgtGCTGGAAaaacctggcagcatctgtgccgAGAGAAAccgttaacgtttcaagtccggaggacccttcctcctcctccttgcatTTCGAAGAAGGGTCACATTAGAGGCTGTGGTTTCCTGTCCTACTCCAGGACACGAGCACAAAGTCCCGGCTGACgcaccagtgcagcactgagggtacTGTACTGTCGGAGCCAGCTACCTTCGCAGGAGCCTTTAAATTGAAGCCCGTGCCTGCCTCGGGGAGACCGTCTCAAAACTGTgtgtacaggatgtgggtgtcgctggctgggccagaccttattgcccatccctagttgccatttgagaaggtggtggtcgccttgaaccgctgcagtccatgtggcatagctacacccacaatgttgttagggtgggaattccaggattttgtcccaacgacagtgaaggaacataaAATATATCATGGCCACTATTTGGAAGAAGAGCATGGGAGTCCTTCTCTAAGTCCTGGGTCCATATTTATCCCTCAGGCCAAATTAGCTACTGTGCTCCCGACATTCTATCATTGGTGACAAGTACTTAATtgattgtaaaatgctttgggatctcctgaggtcatgaaaggtgctatataaatgcaattctgCCGTTGTTCaatcctcctttttcctcttgcgCAGAAGTTAGAAGAACAAGACAAGAAGGCCCTTCACCAGAAGGAGCAGCTTCAGCGTGAGCGACGATACCTAAGGCGCCGCCTGGAGCAGCTGGCAGTGCAGGGGATGGAGCGTCTTCGCACTGACAGCCTGGGGTCAGCAATCTCCACTGACCGCTCCGATTCTGAGCAAGGTGAGAGTGGCAGGGGTCAGCTGTGTGAAATGTTGGCACTAGTGAACCCTGGGGGTATAACTGCAGTCCGCCCtctgccattcggcctatcgagtctgcaccgacccacttaagccctcacttccaccctatcccagtaaccccatctaaccttttttttggtcacaaagggcaatttatcacggccaatccacctaaccgtctttggactgtgggaggaaaccggagcacccggaggaaacccacgcaggacaGCTGCCTGATCCTAATTCTGGGCTCTAACTGCCCCTCCCCTGGATTTAAATCACTCCTCCATTAACCTCTGTGTCTCCTGCGCCTTAGCTCCAAtctctggaacaccctccctgcaCCTTTTAAAATGCGTCATTAAAACCTTCACCGTTGGTCAGCCGACTTAATGTTTCCTTGTGTGACTTGGCGTCGGTGTTTTTGTTTTTTACAACTCCAGTGCAAACGGTatccattcatcccattgagtctgcactagttTGCTGAAAGTGCACCATTGCTCATTACATTGCGTTACAAAACATAGATTACTTGGCCATCAttgcactgctgtttgtgggaggagCTTGCTATGCGATAAATAACTGCTGCTGTTTCCTGCTTTACGGCAATTCGAATACACTTATTGGCCGTCAAGTACTTTGACGCACCCGGTGATTGCGAAAAACTCTATGTCAATGCAAGTCAGCCCTCCTTTGACTTCCAACACAAtcactttttttgttttgtttctttgtttttgtgCAGAAGTCGATGTTGACATTGAAGGGATGGAGTTTGTCCCCGGGGAGCTGGACAGTGTTGGCAGTGCCAGTGATATCGACGACCACTACAGCTTCCGCAGTAGTTCCAGTGACAGTGGCTACGCAGACTCCCGCACAATCACACCGAGGCTCTCCTAGGGGCTGCTTCGGGACCAGCAGAGGACCACACTTGTCAACGCAGGGCACTTATAAGACCGAATTTCTGTTTCTTTTCTTCCCGAGATGTTAACTGCCGCTCTTTTCACGGACACCCCCCAACCACAAGAGCACTCGCGTTGGATGTCCCCCTCCTGCAGTTCTTTGCAAGCCCAGCTCATCCATTCCAacctgactttaaaaaaaaatgcttggTTCTTGGCAGCCCAATGCAAAGAATTGTGAGATGGATTCTGCAATAATAGTGTGTGGAAGGGGATTGGctggcaggctggggggggggggggggggagccagctCTAATGATTAACCTTGAAAGTAGAGTATTGCTTTTctcctttttaatttttttctttttttgttgccTGGTTTCCAATCTCTCCACAGTAAGAATTGTGACGGGAACGTGTCGggtagcagcttttgctgccgtTGACTCCAGTTATTTTTTCCGGTGTATTAACGGGAGACTATTTTCCACTCTGCAGCTCCGCTGCTGCAGAAGCGCTTGATTGCACGTCTCCTGCCGCATATCTTAACGTCTGCCTCTCCTTGATGCAAGGAGGTATGCTTTAAACAAAAAAAGTAACTAGACGGCATTCCGATTTTAATGCTAAGCGTGTTGCTTTTATTGTCGCCTTGTTAATCCTCGAGTTGATCGTGTTGTGCGGAACGTTTTAAAAACGAGGAACTCCGACATATCGGCGTATCgagaacaagaacaaaaaaaaaaccacagaaatcTGCTTCCGCTTCATCCAGTGATTATACACCGAGCATGCGGCAGTTTCATTATCCGTGTCATTTAGACTGCTATTGCAATGTTAGCGATACTTAAAAAGCCTGTTTGTTTTCACTGTCTGCTTGGTTTTAGTCATTAGAGCATGGCTTCTAGACAAACTGATCAATCATTTAAGTGCACCTCTCTTGAGAGGTCTTTCtctgagaggtggggggaggaggggagaaaggACTGAAAATATTACAAAAATAATAGTCCAGTAACTTTAGCCAGTGTAGTCTCAAATTTCCTGTATCAGAATTTTGTATTATATTTTCCTAAAATGTTATCTAACCATGCTTgttggggcgggggcgggggcggggcggggggggggggggggggggggggggctaaaatgGTACAGGACCCAGACCAGAGTCTTAGACTCTGCAATTGATGTTTTGTGCCTTGGTGACTATTTCCCGGAGACCCAGATGCCCTCCGATTGTTGGCACTTGCACCCTTCCCGTCTCTCATAACAACCTCATGGCAGCTCACGTCCTTGTTTGCACTCTTAAAAGCGACTGCTTCCAAACTTGCCCACCAGGCGGTACGCACTGGTTACAGATCGCAACATGACCTTTTTCTCTgggacccctccaccccctccctgcactaaccccacacactccctctccttctcttctctcttcttcccccccccccccccccccccccccccccccccccccccaccacctcccaggtcGAAGGTTAGAACATGGCAGctgaatttacaaaaaaaaactttatatTATAAAAAGAAGAGTATATTGTATCCTATTGTTGTTGCTGGTTCCTGTAATGAAAGAAAATCACACTATCAATGCCTCATTACAAGAGGTGCGGCTCTTAACTTTTCAACGTGGTATTTAATTGACAGACTGCAGAATTTCCAGCAGTTTCATTGTGAGGGTTCTCTCCTCTTGTTGATGCCAATTTCTGAATCATGAAAGCAATAGAGATTTTATTTTATCTTCAATGGACAGGCGTGACTGTTAATAGGAACAAATTGGTGTCTGCAGTCCGTCCTCTCTCCTGGAAGACGGAATGCTCAGCTGTTTACTAAAAAAGAATGGAACTCTTGCACAGAACCTCCATGGCATGAAGTGTGTGcgcgggagagggggtggggggggagaagaagagaggggaaagagtgttttaGTCCCATCACATGGTCATTTCatcaggcatttaaaaaaaaagtactctATCCAAATGTCTTTCCAGTGCGTAATCAGCAGGGTTGGGTTTCCTGGATTAAAATATTCAAGTGTTTGGTTTTCTAACAAATGGCTGACTAGATTTAAAAGCTCCatacccgagggggggggggggggggggggggggtgtggtcgaGGGGTGCTAGCTAGTATTTGGTGTCGGCCGTTGAGGTGGGTTTTCCTTTGGCCAGCGAGATTTCTGGAGCTACGTTCTCTGCTGGGAAAGatgctgtttgtttttttttcgtcGTCTCCTCGCCCACATTCGGGGATCGATAGCTCAAAGGAGAGACTTGCTCCTGGCTGTACATCCCTGGATTGTCCGTCTAGTGGCGTGCAACATTAGAGCTGTCATTTTCTGATTGTTCTTGAAAAAGacccaatttttattttaatCTCCCTCCGGCAGGTTGAGTTGTCCTGTTCGTGGGGCCTCCTTTGGACACTCAACGTTGAGGAGTTCTGATTATACAAGTTTGTTGCTGTTGGTATTCTGGTGGCATTTGTATTGGCTGTGTTATTACCCCATAAACTGTTTAGTGATTTGGGGATAGACTAACACTTGGGTCTTTTGGCCCATCTGCCTGTACTAACCCTTTCCTCGAGCAATCCAAAATTGGTCTCTGGATGCTAGTTTAACTCAAACTTTCAAGACTTAAGAgggatggattttttttttttttgttgggttTGCCTACGGAGCAAAGGCAAGTAAATGGGAGTTGAGGTAGAGATCAaccgtgatctaattgaatggtggaacagttaAGAACttggaacaaacagtgcagaaggaggccatttggcccatagagtctgcaccgacccacttaagccctcacttccaccctatcccccctaacccaataacgcctcctaaccgttttggacacggagggcaatttagcatggccaatccacctaacctgcacatctttgagtcgtgggggcgaaatccacgcaaacatggagaatgtgcaaactccacacggacagtgacccagagccgggattgaacctgggaccttggcgcagtgagactgcagtgctaccactgcgccacgccagtccacctatcctgcacgtctttggactgtgggagaaaaccggagcacgcggaggaaacccacgcagacacagggagaacgtgcagactccgcacaggcagtgatccagcagggaatcgaacctgggaccctggcgccgtgaagccacagggctaaccactatgccaccgtgttgcccttgttGAACCAGTGTACTTGCACGTCAGTGCCCTGCGCTTCCACGGTGGAGCGGTGTGACATGGAGCGATTTGGAGTGTGGCTGTGTACGAGACTCCCGTGGGTCCAATAGCCGATGTTTGAGTCGGGAGATTAGGGCTTGAGCCAGTGTAAATGGAGTTCGTGTGTTTGCTTTCGGTCCTGTATTTTTGTTCCCTCAGCTGCCATTGCCCTACAGATGAGACTGCTGAACTTCAGATCTAAGGCCCTTGTATCTGAGTAGGAGGTGaaggtgaaatgaatgaaatgaaaattgcttattgtcacgagtaggcttcaatgaagttactgtgaaaagcccctagtcaccacattccggcgcctgtccggggaggctggtacggagctGGTGCTGGGGTTGTTGGACCAGAACAAGACCGAACCTTGAATAGCCGCTTAGCACTACATTTGCTCTGTTACAAGGTATGAGCATTGAATGAAAACAGGGTGATGAATTTAATCGCAAATTAGGAAGCTGATTCTTTTTGGGTTCAGGCCTCGTGCACTGTGGAAGTCTGGATGTGAACTTCTG
Proteins encoded:
- the LOC119970755 gene encoding max dimerization protein 4-like, which gives rise to MFFSLFCCRSSHNELEKHRRAKLRLYLEQLKELVPLGPDSSRHTTLSLLKRARTHIKKLEEQDKKALHQKEQLQRERRYLRRRLEQLAVQGMERLRTDSLGSAISTDRSDSEQEVDVDIEGMEFVPGELDSVGSASDIDDHYSFRSSSSDSGYADSRTITPRLS